Genomic segment of Acaryochloris thomasi RCC1774:
CGCACAGCAGCGCAATGAGCGCCAGTGGGTTGCTCGCATTCATGAGGCTCTAGAGAAGGGTCGCTTTCGTCTCTATAGTCAGCCCATCCGCCCTCTAATCGCTGCCCACCCTGATATCCATTGCGAGGTCTTGCTGCGGCTCGTTGAGAGCGACGGAACGCTCGTTCTGCCGATGGACTTTATCCCTGCGGCTGAGCGCTATGATTTAATGCCCATGATCGATCGCTGGGTGGTTGAGACCTTTTGTCGTCACTATCAAACGCGTCAATCAAGGGCCAAGAATCTTCGCTGTCTCTACAACATCAACCTGTCGGGCACCAGCATCAACAGCCCTCAGTTTTTGACATTTTTGCAGGATCAATTGGCTCGCTACCAGATTCTGCCCGAGACGATTTGTTTTGAAATTACTGAGACCGCTGCTATTTCCGATCTCGATCAGGCCGCTCAGTTTATTCAATCCTTGAGGCAGCTGGGCTGCAGCTTCGCTCTCGATGATTTCGGACGCGGCATGAGTTCCCTCGCCTACTTGAAAAACTTACCGGTCGACTATCTCAAAATTGATGGTGGATTTATTAAGCAGCTTGTGAGCAGTCACACCGACGCCGCCATTGTGGACTGCTTTAATCACCTCAGTCATGAGCTGGGCATCTCGACTATTGCTGAATGCGTCGAGAACGACATCACGCTGAAAAGGCTGAAAAGCATGGGAGTTGACTACGTACAAGGATTCGGGATTGCCAAGCCGCTTCCCCTCAAGTTCTCCTGTGCAGCCTAGCGGTGGAGAGTAGAACCTCTTTTGTCCCTATCCAAGACCGCCCATAACTCAGCTTCCGAGCCGTAAGATAGGGGCAGACTTCCATCTCTTGCGGGTGCCGCAATCACGATATGACTTCCCTGCGCACGATTGCTGATATCAATCACAAAATTCGTCAGGGCTCGGTTAACGTGCTGACTGTCGAAGCTCTCAAGGCTCGGGTTGCAGAAGTCGGCGTTCCCCAAACGGCTCAAGAGGTTGATGTGGTGACCACTGGCACCTTTGAACCGATGGAATCCTCCGGCGCTATTCTCAATTTGGGACATACCGATCCGCCGATCAAAATTCGTCAGTGCTGGATTGATGGGGTGTTGGCTTACTCTGGCTTTGGTGCTGTCGATCTTTATTTGGGTGCCTCTCAGCCTGCTGAGACCGGTATTAGCGATAACGATGGAGAAGATGCTCGTGAGCGGGGTGGTGGGCATGTCATCGAAGACTTGATTGCCGGGAAAGCTCTGCCGCTGCGTGCGCTAGGCCAAAGCACAGACTGCTATCCACGCTCGGCCATGAACACGCTGATCACGCGCGAGAGCATCAATCAGTTTTACCTTTTTAATCCGCGTAACCTTTATCAAAACTTTCTAGTGGGCGTCAACGGAGGCGATCGGCTCCTCAATACCTATTTGGGACCGCTGCAGCCTCAGTTGGGCAATGCGGTTTATTCAAATCCCGGTGCTCTTTCGCCTCTCCTCAACGACCCTAAGCTAAGACTCGTTGGAGTGGGTACAAAAATTTTTCTCGGGGGCGGAATTGGCTACGTTACCTGGGAAGGTACCCAGCATTTTCCGCTGCAGAAAAGGTTGGCCAACAATACTCCCATTGGCCCCGCCGCGACGCTAGCTTTGATTGGTGATGCCAAGCAGATGAACTCTGAGTGGGTTCGGGGCTGCCATTTCAAAAACTATGGCCCCTCGCTCATGCTAGGCGTGGGTGTTCCCCTACCCGTGCTGGATGAATCCGTGATTCAAGCCTGCGCCGTCAGCGACCAAGAGCTAGTTGCACCTGTGATCGATTTCTCAATTCCTCGACGGGTGAGACCGACCTTTGGACTCGTGAGCTATGCGCAGCTAAAGTCAGGTTCACTAACGATTGAACGCAAGCGAGTTCGCACAGCTCCCCTTGCGAGTCTCCACTTATCGCGACAGGTGGCAATAGAGCTTAAACAGTGGATTGAGTCAGGCGAGTTTACGCTTACTGAACCCGTGGCAGAGATACCTTGCGATCGCACCTTCTTGCCGCAGGACAGCAGAGGGAGCCAGATGAATCTGACTTGATCCCCTACAATTAATCTTCGTGTTCTTCAAAGGGATCAGCGAGTGCCTGAGCTGGCGGACCGAAGGCTGTGTATACAGCGTAGACCGTGAATGCAATGACGGTTGCCGCCAAAGTAATGATAAGAACTGTTGCCGGGTCTGAGAGTTGCATAATTTTTTGAGTCAGGTTCCTTTATAATATTAACGAATGTTAAAAAACTTTGTTCATTATTATTGTTACAGGTGACCTATGGCAAGACAAACCTGGTTAGGCGACATCCTTAAGCCATTCAATTCCGAAGCAGGCAAGTTCGTTCCTGGCTGGGGAACAACTCCGGTCATGGTTGGATTTATGATTGCGATGGCGTTGCTATTGTTGATCCTGCTTGAGATCTACAATTCTTCAATCATCTTGGACGGTGCAAGCGTTAGCTGGTCTAGCCTTGGCGGCTAGGGCATCTGTCCTATTCCGCGATTGCTCCTAATGCCTTAGCGGAAAAATTGATATCTTAGCCCCGGTTCTGCCGGGGCTTTTTATCGGCCCGCCTGCAGAGCGATGCTCTAGAATTCAAGGTAAGGCAATCATTTTTCCAGGAGGAGTCCCCATGAACGTATTTGGCATTGGTCTACCAGAAATGGTGTTGATCCTTGTTGTGGCTCTCCTTATTTTTGGCCCCAAGAAGCTGCCTGAGATTGGCCGAAGTTTGGGTAAGGGCCTAAAAAGCTTCCAAGATGCCTCTAAAGAGTTTGAGACAGAGTTCAAGCGTGAGGCGGATCGCTTGAATGACACCCTCAGCGAACCCATGAAAGCAACGCTTGAGACACCGCCCCAGCTTGCTGAGTCACCCACAGACACCACAATGGATCCTCAGGAAACCACAGTAGAGGCCCCCACCCCCTCAGAAACCTAATGCCGACCCGTCCCCCCTCTTTAGTGATCCCTTCGCTGATTGTCGGTCTTGGTAATCCGGGCAGCAAGTATGACAGAACGCGTCATAATATTGGCTTCGATGCTATTGATCGACTGGCGAGTCGATGGCAGATCCCGCTGGCAGAACAGCGTCGATTTCAAGGGGCAGTGGGCGACGGCATGGCGATGCCAGGGCACCGCATTCGGCTATTGAAGCCCCAAACCTACATGAATAGATCCGGGCAGTCTATCCGAGCTGTTCTGGATTGGTTTAAGCTGTCGCCGCAGTCTGTGTTGCTGGTCTATGACGACATGGATTTGCCGGTGGGTAAAATCCGGTTGCGACTGTCGGGTTCAGCCGGTGGTCATAATGGGATGAAATCAACCATCTCTCATCTGGGGACTCAAGATTTCCCGCGGCTGCGAATCGGCATCAGCAACCCGCAGGCGTCTGGACCGTCGAAAGATATGATCTCTCACGTATTGGGCCGCTTTGCGCCGCAGGAGCTGAAGGTGCTGCCTGCTGTTCTAGATGGCGTTGTCCAGGCCGTGGAAATGAGTCTTACGCAGGGTGTTGAGAAAACGATGAGTCTTTATAACGGTCTTGATTTAGCGACATTTTGAAACTGAGTAGCCTTGAACGCTGCCAAGTCGTGTTTTGATGATCTAGGATTATGCTTTGTCGCGCAATCACACTTCTATGACAACTAGCACTCAATTTACGCCGACCCCTGCACAAGTGACGATTTGGTTGCGTGGGTTACTCACGGTGGCTTGGGCCGATGGGCAGTTCGATGCCGAAGAGCAAGCGCTGATTGAAGGACTTATCTCTCAAGATCCTGTGCCTGAGGTCAAGATAGAGACCTTTGAACCGATCTCTGCGGCTGACTTAGCGGCAGGGCTAGGCGATGATCCGCAAACGGCTGAGAACTTTTTACGAACGGCTGTGATGGTTGCTTTAGCCGACGGTCTTTACTCTAGCCAAGAAGATCAGTTACTAACAGGGTTCGGCAAGGCCCTGAACCTCCAGGTCGATGCCCTCGATTCGCTCCGCCATACTCTAGATGGTGAACATTCTGATCTCCCAGCTGAGGCGCAGCCATCAGGACAACAGGCACCTGACGTCTTGAAACCTGTTCGACAATGGTTGGATGGCTTTGAAGTCCAAGATCCTAAAGTTGCCAAGTTTTTGTGCTCTATGATTCCGTCCCAGTGCCCCTTTGAGCGCACGGTGACTTTGTTTGGCAAGAAAGTGGTTCATATCCCGCCACTCTGCAAGCTCAATCCACTCTATGAGCAGTTGGTGGGTCTACGGTTTCGATCGCTATCTTACTTAGCTGACGATTGTAAAGAGGATGTTTCTGCTTACATATAGCAGCGCAGACTCTAGAGCGCCATTGATACTTGTATTTGTGTAGACCGTGGGTGAGTTCAAATGGCTCTGGCCTGGGGTAGGGCAATCTCAAAAGAGGTAAGGACCACCCTTACATTAAGCTCTACGACTGTTGGCGTTTTTTTCGTGCCGCTAGAGTCAGCCCCAAGAGGAGACCGGAAGCCATAATACTTGAGGGTTCAGGTACCTGCACTGTCGCTACCCATTTATTGGTGCGAGAATCTGCATTTGTGTCACAAAACTGGCCTGCATCACAGCCGAAGATGCTAGTGAAGTTGGGCTGCCCCTGCTGCGAAAAGCCGTCTGACAGATTTCCAGTCAAGTCAGGGGAAAAGTTAAAAAAGTTTCTAAACTGAGTCACGGCAACGGTGTAGCTACCTGGATCAAGGATAGGACGTAACCCAGAATCTGAGGCAGATCCGGTCACGGGATCAGATTGGCCGAACCCACTGTCGTCGTTGAAATCAATGAAGCTGTCGCTACTGTCAAAGAGAGAGAGGATGGGGTCAAAGCCACCTGCTTCGGTGCCGTCGCTAAGTGTGCTGCCGCCATAGGAGAGCGTTTCGATTGTGACTTGACTTCGGTCACTAACCGTAAAGTTGAATAGAGAGACGTCATCATCTGTTGCTAGGCTACCGGAGAAGCTTAGACTGACAGCCTGTGCTTGTTGTCCTATTGAAGCAAGAACAATTCCGCTAGACAAGGCAATGCTGGCTGTGAGTGTCGTGAATGAATTAATCATGTATACGCAGGTGGGCTTGGAGTTTACGTTGATAAGTTAGTGATTGTCTCACTTAGTTGATTCATTGTCCGCTTCATAGGTGGAAGCAATGTAAAGCTCTTGCAACTGTTTGGAGTCTACAGTAGATGGAGCTTGAGTGAGGAGACAGCGGGCTTGCTGGGTTTTAGGAAATGCGATCGCATCTCGAATCGACTGTTCCCCAGCCAACAACATAACAAGGCGATCAATTCCGAAGGCAATCCCGCCGTGGGGCGGCGTTCCGTACTTAAACGCCTCTAGCAAAAAGCCAAATTTGTCTTGGGCTTCCTCATCAGAGAGACCAATCGCTTCAAACACTTTCTCTTGAAGATCGGCCTGATAGATTCGCAAGCTACCGCCGCCCAGCTCTAAACCGTTGTAGACCAGATCGTAAGCCTGGGCGCGAGCCGTCTTCAGATCCTCTTGATCTTCAGGTAGCGGAGCCGTAAATGGATGGTGAATGGCTTCTAGGCGCTTTTCATCCGCGTTCCACTCAAACATCGGGAAGTCTGTGACCCAGAGCAAGTTGATCTGGTCTGGGTCAATGAGGCCCATCTCCTGCCCAATGGCGAGTCGCAGTCGTGCGAGGGAGGCATTCACAATCTCTGTTGGACCCGCTCCGAATAAGAGCAGGTGCCCTGGCTTGGCTCCAGTGCGCTCAAGCAGTTCTGCTGTGCGTTTGGGGCTGAGGTTATCTTTAATGGCTCCAATGCTGTCGATGCCACCGTCTTCCCGGACTCGGATGTAGGCCAGTCCCTTTGCCCCCCCTTCTGCGGCTTCCCGGAACAAATCGCCACTTTTACCGGGCTTAATACGAACGTTTGAGATGGCGTCATTGCCGTTGGGCACCGGCAGCACTTTGACCGTACCGC
This window contains:
- a CDS encoding homocysteine biosynthesis protein, with translation MRTIADINHKIRQGSVNVLTVEALKARVAEVGVPQTAQEVDVVTTGTFEPMESSGAILNLGHTDPPIKIRQCWIDGVLAYSGFGAVDLYLGASQPAETGISDNDGEDARERGGGHVIEDLIAGKALPLRALGQSTDCYPRSAMNTLITRESINQFYLFNPRNLYQNFLVGVNGGDRLLNTYLGPLQPQLGNAVYSNPGALSPLLNDPKLRLVGVGTKIFLGGGIGYVTWEGTQHFPLQKRLANNTPIGPAATLALIGDAKQMNSEWVRGCHFKNYGPSLMLGVGVPLPVLDESVIQACAVSDQELVAPVIDFSIPRRVRPTFGLVSYAQLKSGSLTIERKRVRTAPLASLHLSRQVAIELKQWIESGEFTLTEPVAEIPCDRTFLPQDSRGSQMNLT
- the psbN gene encoding photosystem II reaction center protein PsbN, whose protein sequence is MQLSDPATVLIITLAATVIAFTVYAVYTAFGPPAQALADPFEEHED
- the psbH gene encoding photosystem II reaction center phosphoprotein PsbH → MARQTWLGDILKPFNSEAGKFVPGWGTTPVMVGFMIAMALLLLILLEIYNSSIILDGASVSWSSLGG
- a CDS encoding TatA/E family twin arginine-targeting protein translocase — encoded protein: MNVFGIGLPEMVLILVVALLIFGPKKLPEIGRSLGKGLKSFQDASKEFETEFKREADRLNDTLSEPMKATLETPPQLAESPTDTTMDPQETTVEAPTPSET
- the pth gene encoding aminoacyl-tRNA hydrolase: MPTRPPSLVIPSLIVGLGNPGSKYDRTRHNIGFDAIDRLASRWQIPLAEQRRFQGAVGDGMAMPGHRIRLLKPQTYMNRSGQSIRAVLDWFKLSPQSVLLVYDDMDLPVGKIRLRLSGSAGGHNGMKSTISHLGTQDFPRLRIGISNPQASGPSKDMISHVLGRFAPQELKVLPAVLDGVVQAVEMSLTQGVEKTMSLYNGLDLATF
- a CDS encoding Mo-dependent nitrogenase C-terminal domain-containing protein, with the translated sequence MTTSTQFTPTPAQVTIWLRGLLTVAWADGQFDAEEQALIEGLISQDPVPEVKIETFEPISAADLAAGLGDDPQTAENFLRTAVMVALADGLYSSQEDQLLTGFGKALNLQVDALDSLRHTLDGEHSDLPAEAQPSGQQAPDVLKPVRQWLDGFEVQDPKVAKFLCSMIPSQCPFERTVTLFGKKVVHIPPLCKLNPLYEQLVGLRFRSLSYLADDCKEDVSAYI
- a CDS encoding DVUA0089 family protein, which codes for MINSFTTLTASIALSSGIVLASIGQQAQAVSLSFSGSLATDDDVSLFNFTVSDRSQVTIETLSYGGSTLSDGTEAGGFDPILSLFDSSDSFIDFNDDSGFGQSDPVTGSASDSGLRPILDPGSYTVAVTQFRNFFNFSPDLTGNLSDGFSQQGQPNFTSIFGCDAGQFCDTNADSRTNKWVATVQVPEPSSIMASGLLLGLTLAARKKRQQS